A genomic region of Cydia amplana chromosome 5, ilCydAmpl1.1, whole genome shotgun sequence contains the following coding sequences:
- the LOC134648266 gene encoding transcription initiation factor IIB-like — protein sequence MAECVKLPKSIVDKSWDFYKQVWSHLIVYFQVHDDKNLKGRANDAIASACLYIACRQEGMPRTFKEICAVSKISKKEIGRCFKLILKALETSVDLITTADFMSRFCSNLGLPNSVQRAATHIARKAGELDIVSGRSPISVAAAAIYMASQASEDKRSQKEIGDIAGVADVTIRQSYKLMYPFAAKLFPDDFKFATPIEFLPQM from the exons GTTTGGTCACATTTAATTGTGTATTTCCAGGTACACGACGACAAAAACTTAAAAGGCAGAGCGAATGACGCTATTGCATCAGCTTGCTTATACATCGCCTGCCGCCAGGAGGGCATGCCCCGTACATTCAAAGAAATCTGTGCCGTCAGCAAAATCAGCAAGAAAGAGATTGGCCGGTGTTTCAAACTCATCCTCAAAGCTCTTGAGACCTCGGTGGACCTCATCACAACAGCGGACTTCATGTCTCGGTTCTGCTCAAACTTGGGGCTCCCGAACTCTGTGCAAAGGGCCGCCACGCATATTGCGAGGAAGGCTGGAGAGCTGGATATTGTGTCTGGACGAAGTCCTATTTCAGTGGCCGCTGCTGCTATTTATATGGCTTCCCAG GCATCAGAAGACAAACGCAGTCAGAAGGAGATCGGCGACATCGCCGGCGTGGCAGACGTCACCATCCGGCAGTCCTATAAGCTCATGTACCCGTTCGCTGCCAAACTCTTCCCCGATGACTTCAAGTTCGCCACACCCATCGAGTTCCTCCCACAGATGTAG
- the LOC134648516 gene encoding transcription initiation factor IIB-like, producing the protein MFDVYSKVWSHLIVYFQVHDDKNLKGRANDAIASACLYIACRQEGMPRTFKEICAVSKISKKEIGRCFKLILKALETSVDLITTADFMSRFCSNLGLPNSVQRAATHIARKAGELDIVSGRSPISVAAAAIYMASQASEDKRSQKEIGYIAGVADVTIRQSYKLMYPFAAKLFPDDFKFATRIEFLPQM; encoded by the exons ATGTTTGATGTTTATTCAAAGGTTTGGTCACATTTAATTGTGTATTTCCAGGTACACGACGACAAAAACTTAAAAGGCCGAGCGAATGACGCTATTGCATCAGCTTGCTTATACATCGCCTGCCGCCAGGAGGGCATGCCCCGTACATTCAAAGAAATCTGTGCCGTCAGCAAAATCAGCAAGAAAGAGATTGGCCGGTGTTTCAAACTCATCCTCAAAGCTCTTGAGACCTCGGTGGACCTCATCACAACAGCGGACTTCATGTCTCGGTTCTGCTCAAACTTGGGGCTCCCGAACTCTGTGCAAAGGGCCGCCACGCATATTGCAAGGAAGGCGGGAGAGCTGGATATTGTGTCTGGACGAAGTCCTATTTCAGTGGCCGCTGCTGCTATTTATATGGCTTCCCAG GCATCAGAAGACAAACGCAGTCAGAAGGAGATCGGATACATCGCCGGCGTGGCAGACGTTACCATCCGGCAGTCCTACAAGCTCATGTACCCGTTCGCTGCCAAACTCTTCCCCGACGACTTCAAGTTCGCCACACGCATCGAGTTCCTCCCACAGATGTAG